The nucleotide sequence TTAGATGCTTGGTTAACCGAGAAGCAGACGCTTACTCGATTACCTGAATTGCACCTTGTGGGCATTGAGCTTCGCATGCTCTGCAGACAAGGCACTCATCAACTTTGACGGGAACGGATTTGCCGTCTTTCATTTCGTAAACACCTACGGGGCATGTGTTTACACAGGTTTCGCATCCATTGCACTTGTCGTCAACTACGATTTTAACCATTATTTCATACCTCTATTGAATTTTATCAAAAGTATACAAGAAGGATAAAAGCTTTTAGGTAAATCTACAGGGTTCTTAACGTAATCTACCTAAAAGTTCATCAAAGTGCGACTGCGCCTTTTCTTTTCTTCGCTCTAGCTCAGGGAGTTGTTTGCGGTAGGTTTCTATGGAGATTTCTCCGATTTTGCGGCGGGTTTCTAGGTTTTTGATGGCAATGTTGACTTCTTTGAGTTGGGCATCGGCGTGTTCTATTTGCTTGGCGAGGTCAGCGTGTCTGCCGCCTGCGTTTTGCATGGTTTGGTTTAGCTGGGTTATGCGTTGGTTTAGGCTGTTTAATCGGAGCTCGATGTTTTTGGTTTGGACTTTGTAGCGGCGCCGTGAGATTTTGCCTTTTTGCACTTTTGTATCCAAAGCCTGCAAATCAGAGAGCAGTTTGGTTTTTTCTTCACAGGCACTTGCGAGTTCTTCAACGCTATCCGAGCGCTCAGGAGCAGCAGCAACAGGAACGGAAACCTCATGGTGAACGGGGGCGGGTTTTTGGGTTTTGGTTCGGGGTCGCTTGTAGAGAGCTACGCCAAATACGCTTACAAAAGTTATAGCCCAAACCCACGAAGTTGGGCGGAAAGCAACCCATAGGGAACTGTAGTCAAAAGAGACGTGTACGGTGTTGTCTGGGGCAAGAGGGGTGTTAGCGCGGCTGATGCCGTATGCGTGAACGGTTAGGGATTCTTGGAACATGTCGCGGCTTAACGTTACGGCGTTGCCTAGTTCGTTGAGTGTGGGGGCGGTTATGGTTGCGCCTTCTGGGAGAGTTAGGGTTATGGATTCATAGTTAACGTAGTAGTTGAGGTAGGGGTAGGGGTCTATGCTTAAGGTGAAGTGGGACTGCGCCGTGGAGATGCTGGGCAGATTGTATTCCATTGTTATGATGCCTAAATCGTTTGTTGCCATGGGTATGTTTAGAGTTACGTTGTAGACTATGGTGTTGCTGCTTGTTTGCTGGGTTCGGGTGGAGAGGGTTCTGCCGAATTGGTCTTTGGCTACAACGTTTGTGGCGTTAGCAGGCAAGTTGAGCAATATGGAGTTTATGTTGATGCCTGAGTTGCTGGTTATGGTGTAGGTATCCGCGGATTTTACGGTTCCTGCAAAGTCCACGCTAAGGTTACGTTCCAAGGTGGATACTGTTACTGGATGGAAGTACCCGTAGGTTACTGTGAAATTAGCTGTTGCTGGCGCGTAACTGAAGGCTTCTAGGTTGTTTGTTGAGAAGTAGGTTGAGTTAACGCCTCCGTCGGGTTTGTCAACTTTGATGTTGCCAGCGCTTTGGGGAGGCTGCAAGGTCACGTTGCATAAACCCGCGGTTTTGGGGAGGCTTGGGTACGCGGGGAAATCAAGAGTGTAGATTGTTGGTGTCGATAAGGTTGTGAGGAGGTCGTTTTCGAAGGTGAAAACTATGGTGAATGTTGAGGTGGGTTGTGCTGGAAGGTTTATGCTTGCGGCGTAGAAGCCTTGGTCTTGCATTTGAACTCCTAAGGTTACGGGCAAAGCTTGATTGTTACTATCATACGCCATAGCGTTTAGCAGGTGCGAACCATATTTGAAGGGAAAACCAATCTGGAAACTGCTAGGCAACTGACCAGATGTATGGATAGTATCAGTTACGACCAGATGCCCCGACGATAAAACCTGCACCAAATGGTCCACCTGCTCTACAGTATAGTTAGCGGTTTGAGCATTTGCCGACTGCAAATTAACCTGAAGAGACAAAGAAACCGCCAAAAAAACAACAACCAAGACCACAACAGTTCGCTTCACACACTTTCCTCCAACGCAAGATTTTCTTAATGTACCGTAAGCTAATTTATTTACTTTTAGAAGATGCTATGAAACAGGTGTATTTAGATTTTCGGGCAAACCACACAAAACAGCAGCTAAACAGCAAAGCAGCAGAAAAAACTCTGCGCGCCGCAGGGTTAGAAGCCGCCTTCTTTGAGGTAGTAGTCGGCGTCTTTTTTGGAGCCAAAACTGCGTACGCCTTTGCTTTTTAGTTGGGCGCGGATTTCGCAGGCGTATTCGACGGGGATTTCGCCTCTTTTTTC is from Candidatus Bathyarchaeota archaeon and encodes:
- a CDS encoding 4Fe-4S binding protein gives rise to the protein MVKIVVDDKCNGCETCVNTCPVGVYEMKDGKSVPVKVDECLVCRACEAQCPQGAIQVIE